From the Toxoplasma gondii ME49 chromosome VIIa, whole genome shotgun sequence genome, one window contains:
- a CDS encoding hypothetical protein (encoded by transcript TGME49_281530), with protein MHSHLQALEWQVQGEAPRSECDGNQVFPRTQKPRHPKQANWGGKSSCTDSETTSPKRERKTSAPQASARFHARARQVALSGVQTPGGCPSETANRVIWRSISHGTAALHGRFLESREHWRAGEESLGARKRGTTKNKSENRRKPAWSTDRRSRLDSGEADRGKTPSSEEGMHRTVKVRAGD; from the coding sequence atgcattcacATTTGCAGGCGCTGGAGTGGCAGGTGCAGGGAGAAGCGCCGCGTTCTGAGTGCGACGGAAACCAGGTTTTTCCGAGAACGCAAAAGCCGCGTCACCCCAAACAAGCAAATTGGGGGGGGAAGTCCAGCTGCACAGACTCGGAGACGACCAGtccgaagagggagaggaaaacgtcTGCACCGCAGGCTTCTGCCAGGTTCcacgcgcgcgcgcgccaaGTTGctctctcgggtgtacagacgccTGGCGGTTGCCCAAGTGAGACGGCGAATCGCGTTATCTGGAGGAGCATATCTCATGGCACTGCGGCGCTTCACGGCCGCTTTCTTGAAAGCCGCGAGCACTGGAGGGCAGGAGAGGAGAGTCTCGGGGCTCGCAAGCGTGGAACTACAAAGAACAAGTCCGAGAATCGACGGAAACCAGCATGGAGCACAGACCGGCGGAGTCGGCTAGACAGCGGCGAAGCGGATCGGGGGAAGACACCTTCCTCCGAAGAAGGAATGCATCGTACCGTGAAGGTAAGGGCGGGAGACTGA